One segment of Drosophila mauritiana strain mau12 chromosome 3R, ASM438214v1, whole genome shotgun sequence DNA contains the following:
- the LOC117145960 gene encoding uncharacterized protein LOC117145960, with the protein MCLFYNRRLFVIQLIEILLLLLTDHNGRLTLTKESTTVAAAVAQPKNSTALQPYLQIQKHAVTRLTISKPHTPYYLPCIPILTPYNHDQDNQPIYCSWYRNDVVVEQVSYRKNDFFIYDNGTLRLPTNEKASGDYYCKIEWDESAVISDRITVEYPVLKRLFPGQQQTANISALENKPLVLSCPFLSVPAARFSWYFGNDSLTNDNSALILSNGTLILRHLRLEQAGKYKCVAQNTFASKTHRQFIWQLQVEPKDATFYPKNDAGITETAVSEAQLLPAFQNATVFVPAGGSVLLQCHAVADFVPIVWYLQPPNNKMVRLSNNSVAYSITNASIARHEGRYSCITPLETQNFQVIVTTPPRIVSRLPVEVVYIGLSRTLTCRAEGHPEPSITWYHNGVHLNSSYTRYISGNELHVHSFDSKEEGIYQCVARNVAGEDSATGELRFNRQLEEVNPLQNIRCYPHSFHSINITFDSRTLTSMFVVYIVRNNPHSWTSFSPMKLNQTSYVVISTDLPVYEPFALITRVLFPTTEVRTGTLVPQQMILSSLRSTPVTCCTQGLMLRPIAVGNDTFVKWSQGQLENKKYFILQFSINHTHPHPAQLLNGSLQGTLTSVEEKADQVRHHLTEIQPLNQSAAATVLRNVEHEDNVVDDTLELEDDIFSLVVDASVTGILLQRFTRIKMRVLIITTENEFLGQDFRYVQWKIIENGTSEQSNMPFRLVTRESRALAFKFLDSLNETCVLECHTEIQAQMSLPSQDPKCQDRNIANSLLLVTGLKPDTRYNLHFYNCKTRIFYGDIDEKTEQDPPGTISNSKLIKQNGLKLMWEPPINPNGRVHHYDIRWSLDNVTHEAIVKECTKCSYKFPNVSETAKIHVAVRVMGDTGAGAPMYFDMINNNHTWLKEESESSHSEVYSGIAIGSLLSIACVFLFGLFIIFQQRNFKARAQGPTHLTTPTDINFGNLSSASGMPGDSAGGLSGGTLQQDCHEMQTLIPRSRYHIELLPEHSLEYQTSTAAVAVVHLANGNGSVQVARRSDQDGAAQGDLGIAGVHNLSQLPLCGGGGTSPERKTVQDAMLQEAKAFYIPYRHTPPNAVALSSSKQCAVPNGSELEVIVPPNSLPLVTTMPGLGVVGSGGGGGGGGGVGGSSRRSGSLSSSSASSSSNGSSKKQFHTNFVRHSNSNDGICLLAEEEAAATLTPTSEREYAAVCLTNGFKLPADVAKSGGGTYNTTNNNNSSTNTSQKSATAKERQPRGNGNPISFSHNASKVPANGPASVNVNHSSAVKQSWPAATVVHRRAQVDPNG; encoded by the exons TTGCTGCCGCCGTCGCCCAACCGAAGAACTCAACCGCACTCCAGCCATATCTGCAGATCCAGAAGCACGCCGTCACAAGACTGACCATCAGCAAGCCACACACCCCGTACTATTTGCCATGCATACCCATCCTAACGCCCTACAACCACGATCAGG ACAACCAGCCCATCTACTGCAGCTGGTATCGAAATGACGTGGTTGTCGAACAAGTATCATATCGCAAAAATGACTTCTTTATCTATGACAATGGTACGCTGCGTCTGCCCACCAATGAAAAGGCCAGCGGCGATTATTACTGCAAGATCGAGTGGGATGAGTCGGCGGTGATATCCGACCGAATCACAGTCGAGTATCCTG TGCTCAAGCGTCTATTTCCTGGTCAACAGCAGACGGCCAACATCAGTGCGTTGGAGAACAAACCGCTCGTGCTGAGCTGCCCCTTTCTGAGTGTTCCAGCTGCCCGTTTTAGCTGGTACTTTGGCAACGATTCCCTGACCAATGACAACAG TGCTCTCATCCTGTCCAATGGCACCCTAATATTGAGGCATTTGCGTCTGGAACAGGCGGGAAAATACAA ATGCGTGGCCCAGAACACATTTGCCAGCAAGACGCACCGTCAGTTCATTTGGCAACTGCAAGTGGAGCCAAAGGATGCTACATTTTATCCCAAAAACGATGCGGGGATTACGGAGACAGCCGTTTCGGAGGCCCAACTACTGCCGGCGTTTCAGAATGCAACGGTTTTTGTGCCCGCCGGCGGATCCGTGCTCCTACAATGCCACGCGGTGGCAGATTTTGTGCCGATTGTGTGGTACCTCCAGCCGCCGAACAACAAGATGGTTCGCCTGAGCAACAATAGTGTGGCCTATTCCATCACGAATGCTAGTATAGCGCGGCATGAAGGACGCTATAGTTGTATAACTCCTCTGGAAACGCAGAACTTTCAGGTGATTGTGACAACACCTCCGAGGATTGTGAGTCGCCTGCCCGTCGAGGTGGTGTATATTGGTCTCTCGCGAACACTAACCTGCCGGGCAGAGGGGCATCCGGAACCGAGTATCACCTGGTACCACAACGGCGTCCATCTGAACAGCTCCTATACACGCTACATTAGCGGGAATGAGTTGCACGTCCATTCGTTTGATTCCAAGGAGGAGGGCATCTACCAGTGTGTGGCCAGAAATGTGGCTGGTGAGGATTCGGCGACGGGTGAGCTGCGATTCAACCGACAGCTCGAGGAGGTCAACCCACTGCAGAACATTCGCTGCTATCCGCACAGTTTCCATTCGATCAACATCACCTTTGACAGCCGCACCCTAACGTCAATGTTCGTGGTTTATATTGTGAGGAATAATCCCCACAGTTGGACCTCGTTTTCGCCCATGAAGCTGAATCAGACATCCTACGTGGTGATATCCACTGATTTGCCCGTTTACGAGCCCTTTGCCTTGATCACCCGGGTATTATTTCCCACTACAGAGGTAAGGACAGGAACCTTGGTCCCCCAGCAGATGATACTCAGCTCGTTGAGAAGTACACCAGTCACGTGCTGCACCCAGGGAT TAATGCTTCGACCCATTGCCGTGGGCAATGACACGTTTGTAAAGTGGTCACAGGGTCAGTTGGAGAACAAGAAGTACTTTATCCTGCAGTTCTCGATCAACCACACCCATCCACATCCTGCGCAGCTATTAAATGGATCTCTGCAAGGCACCCTGACATCCGTAGAGGAAAAAGCCGACCAGGTGCGACACCATCTGACCGAAATCCAGCCTCTTAATCAATCTGCGGCAGCCACAGTGCTGAGGAATGTGGAGCACGAGGACAATGTTGTCGACGatactctagaactggaggaTGACATCTTTAGTCTAGTGGTGGATGCCAGTGTAACCGGAATCTTGCTGCAGCGATTCACGCGCATCAAAATGAGAGTGCTGATAATCACCACCGAGAATGAGTTCCTGGGCCAGGACTTTCGCTATGTTCAGTGGAAGATT ATCGAGAATGGCACTTCGGAGCAGTCAAATATGCCCTTTCGTCTGGTAACCCGTGAGTCTCGCGCTCTGGCCTTTAAGTTTCTGGATAGCCTCAATGAGACTTGCGTGCTGGAGTGCCACACAGAGATACAAGCGCAAATGTCATTACCCAGTCAGGATCCAAAGTGTCAGGATCGGAATATTGCCAACTCGTTGCTGTTGGTCACAGGACTTAAGCCAGACACTCGGTACAATTTGCATTTCTACAACTGCAAGACGCGTATTTTCTATGGCGACATAGATGAGAAGACCGAGCAGGATC CTCCTGGTACCATTAGCAATTCAAAGTTGATAAAACAAAATGGCCTGAAATTGATGTGGGAGCCACCGATTAATCCCAATGGTCGTGTCCATCACTATGATATTCGGTGGTCCTTGGACAACGTAACCCACGAAGCTATTGTTAAAGAGTGCACCAAATGCTCATATAAG TTTCCAAACGTCTCGGAGACGGCGAAAATCCATGTGGCAGTTCGCGTGATGGGCGATACTGGAGCAGGAGCTCCCATGTACTTCGACATGATAAATAATAACCACACATGGCTGAAGGAGGAAAGCGAATCATCGCATTCGGAGGTTTACAGTGGGATTGCCATCGGCTCGTTGCTGTCGATAGCGTGTGTCTTTCTCTTCGGGCTGTTTATAATTTTCCAGCAGCGCAACTTCAAGGCCCGCGCCCAGGGACCCACCCACCTGACCACACCGACTGATATTAATTTCGGTAATCTGAGCAGTGCTtctgggatgccgggagacaGTGCCGGCGGTCTGAGTGGCGGAACATTGCAGCAGGATTGCCACGAGATGCAAACTCTCATTCCGCGTTCACGGTACCACATTGAATTGCTGCCGGAGCACAGTTTGGAATACCAGACCAGCACGGCGGCTGTGGCAGTTGTCCATCTCGCCAACGGCAATGGGAGTGTCCAGGTGGCGAGGCGATCGGATCAAGATGGAGCAGCTCAAGGGGACTTGGGCATAGCCGGAGTGCACAACCTATCGCAGCTGCCGTTGTGCGGAGGTGGAGGTACATCGCCGGAGCGAAAGACCGTGCAGGATGCCATGTTGCAGGAGGCGAAAGCATTCTATATACCCTATAGGCATACGCCACCCAACGCGGTGGCTTTGAGCAGCTCAAAACAGTGTGCGGTGCCCAATGGGTCCGAACTGGAGGTGATTGTGCCGCCAAACTCGCTGCCATTGGTCACCACCATGCCAGGACTGGGTGTGGTCGGCAGCGGcggaggtggaggaggaggaggaggtgtaGGTGGCTCCAGTCGGAGAAGTGGGAGcctgagcagcagcagtgccagcagcagcagcaacggcagcagtAAAAAACAGTTTCACACAAACTTCGTGCGCCACTCAAATTCCAATGATGGGATTTGCCTGCTGGCCGAGGAGGAGGCGGCTGCCACCTTAACACCCACCTCGGAACGCGAATATGCGGCCGTATGCCTCACCAATGGTTTCAAACTGCCCGCCGATGTGGCCAAATCGGGGGGCGGCACGTATAACACcaccaacaataacaacagcagcacTAACACTAGCCAGAAATCAGCAACTGCCAAGGAGCGTCAGCCGCGAGGCAATGGCAATCCGATCTCGTTCAGCCACAATGCATCCAAAGTTCCTGCCAACGGACCGGCGTCCGTTAACGTAAACCATTCGTCGGCGGTCAAGCAATCTTGGCCAGCGGCGACAGTGGTCCATCGACGAGCCCAGGTGGATCCCAATGGGTGA